Proteins encoded by one window of Ignavibacteriota bacterium:
- a CDS encoding CHASE2 domain-containing protein encodes MKKHFLRSFFHVEFAVASAIVLILARLFSSLSDWLPETDDTSFLNPIFGRIDFLNIEDVSLDAIFAIRDMEWADPRIVVVNVGAVAPVPDGKIAKLLYKLQVYEARAVGIDVIFDTYHFERFPEERRGEIDLIKQAFLDNPGTVLVNGYDPETLQPALELDPDVSAAVSRYGFANLQKDDDEVVRRFWPVRTVGGRLQQAFPIAVLSAYDSALVAPLLALGERQHIIAYAGTYDQFQTIPIDDVIDSDVYRRMLRGAIVLVGYVNEGGFVYLNDTHRTPMGRKIGYEGPDMAGILVHANIINMLLAGRFITPLPVTADWALAFVFAYVSIALYRVLRTKTTTRGGLAALISVTLIIETVIAFFLPIIAFFFFQTKISYDTLAAAVLLFIPAGALTNKARFMLLKLRVKRRFRGATSPAPALLMASFDDVEAFPAHARLLHAAEYLLHFAFALRCAARARRGEALPAGWRHPDARVWAAALPEIAACIDGDAPHALERQYFLKFLDGRKEQFLRESAVRDLFLTAQLENFNEFFFFEEWEVLLPHVLRLYGETLADTHSVRLYTAESDADGRVVPHPFPSPKKKTDESEIPAVDGLAPGLYFTSVEDPEVFVPLSPFCVVAECKLHRTRELFVFKALIQRQFDLPLQPVYAGETLACDPVLPRGIVAQLTRSAAGETQAEAPVAQEDQ; translated from the coding sequence ATGAAAAAACACTTCCTCCGGTCCTTTTTCCACGTCGAGTTTGCCGTCGCGTCCGCGATCGTGCTCATACTCGCACGCCTGTTCAGTTCGTTGTCGGACTGGCTTCCCGAGACCGACGACACCTCGTTTCTGAATCCGATATTCGGGCGCATCGATTTTCTGAACATCGAGGATGTGAGTCTCGACGCCATCTTTGCGATCCGCGACATGGAGTGGGCGGATCCGCGCATCGTGGTGGTGAACGTCGGCGCGGTGGCTCCGGTGCCCGACGGAAAAATCGCGAAGCTGCTGTACAAGCTGCAGGTTTACGAGGCGCGCGCGGTGGGCATTGACGTGATATTCGACACGTATCATTTCGAACGCTTCCCCGAGGAGCGCCGCGGCGAGATCGACCTGATCAAGCAGGCGTTTCTCGACAATCCGGGCACCGTGCTGGTGAACGGCTACGATCCGGAGACGCTGCAGCCCGCGCTCGAGCTCGATCCCGACGTTTCGGCCGCCGTATCACGCTACGGTTTTGCGAATCTGCAGAAGGACGATGACGAAGTGGTGCGTCGTTTCTGGCCCGTGCGCACCGTGGGCGGACGGCTGCAGCAGGCCTTTCCGATCGCGGTGTTATCCGCGTACGATTCGGCTCTGGTGGCCCCGTTGCTGGCGCTCGGCGAGAGGCAGCACATCATTGCGTACGCGGGCACCTACGACCAATTCCAGACCATTCCCATCGACGATGTGATCGACAGCGACGTGTACCGCAGAATGCTGCGCGGGGCCATCGTGCTGGTCGGTTACGTGAACGAGGGCGGATTTGTGTATCTGAACGATACACATCGCACACCCATGGGCCGGAAGATCGGATACGAGGGTCCCGACATGGCGGGCATCCTGGTCCATGCCAACATCATCAACATGCTGCTCGCCGGGCGTTTCATTACACCATTGCCAGTGACCGCCGACTGGGCCCTGGCGTTTGTGTTCGCCTACGTGAGCATCGCGCTGTACCGCGTGCTACGTACAAAAACCACCACACGTGGCGGCCTGGCGGCCCTCATATCCGTGACACTGATCATCGAAACCGTCATTGCGTTTTTCCTGCCGATCATCGCGTTCTTCTTCTTCCAGACAAAAATCTCGTACGACACCCTCGCGGCGGCCGTGCTGTTGTTCATCCCCGCGGGCGCGCTCACCAACAAGGCGCGTTTCATGCTGCTGAAGCTGCGCGTGAAGCGACGTTTCCGCGGGGCCACGTCGCCCGCGCCCGCGCTGCTCATGGCGTCGTTCGACGACGTCGAGGCCTTTCCCGCGCACGCGCGCCTGCTGCACGCGGCAGAGTACCTGCTGCATTTCGCCTTTGCGCTGCGTTGCGCCGCGCGCGCGCGGAGAGGGGAGGCCCTCCCGGCCGGATGGAGGCATCCCGATGCGCGCGTATGGGCGGCCGCCCTGCCCGAAATCGCCGCATGTATCGACGGCGACGCACCACATGCGCTCGAGAGGCAGTACTTCCTGAAATTCCTCGACGGACGCAAGGAGCAATTCCTGCGCGAGAGCGCCGTGCGCGACCTCTTCCTCACCGCGCAGCTCGAAAATTTCAACGAGTTCTTCTTTTTCGAGGAGTGGGAGGTTCTGCTGCCCCATGTGCTGCGCCTCTACGGCGAGACCCTGGCGGACACGCACAGCGTGCGCCTGTACACGGCAGAATCCGATGCAGACGGACGTGTCGTGCCGCACCCCTTTCCTTCCCCGAAGAAAAAGACCGATGAATCCGAAATACCGGCGGTTGACGGACTCGCGCCCGGACTCTATTTTACATCGGTCGAAGATCCCGAAGTGTTTGTGCCGCTTTCGCCGTTCTGCGTTGTCGCGGAATGCAAGCTCCATCGCACGCGCGAACTCTTCGTGTTCAAGGCGCTGATACAGCGGCAGTTCGACCTGCCGCTGCAGCCCGTGTACGCAGGCGAAACGCTCGCCTGCGACCCCGTCCTGCCGCGGGGCATCGTTGCGCAGCTCACGCGGAGTGCCGCGGGAGAGACGCAGGCAGAAGCACCAGTCGCACAGGAGGACCAATGA
- a CDS encoding YifB family Mg chelatase-like AAA ATPase, with product MFSKIISASTYGISAHLVTVESHIENQLPGFVIVGLPDNAVKESRERVSAAIKNSQCVFPLKRIVVNLAPADVRKEGSAFDLPMAIGILQCTGTFGDADFSRTLFLGELALDGALRPVHGALSIALEARRAGCTRIVLPRDNAREAAMVQGVDVYPCTTLREVVDFLCGSHPHLPPFRVDIDAVLRETQQGVHVDFADVKGQEGVKRALEVAAAGGHNILLIGPPGSGKTMLARRIPTILPPLTFDEALETTKIHSVAGLLPVGAAIVATRPYRAPHHTISDAALVGGGIGFARPGEISLSHNGVLFLDELPEFARNVLEVLRQPLEDGAVTIARSKMSIEYPANFMLVAAMNPCPCGNHGNLMQQCQCGPINIQRYMAKISGPLLDRIDIHVECPQVRYQELMADRVGERSEQLRARVIAARARQTSRFNGRRGLHSNAAMQSRDIKKHCVIDETGQAILKQAIERLGLSARAYDRILKVSRTIADLGASDTIRSEHVSEAVQYRTLDRQIFGGET from the coding sequence ATGTTCTCAAAAATCATCAGTGCGTCGACATACGGAATCAGCGCGCACCTGGTCACGGTGGAATCACACATCGAAAACCAACTGCCGGGTTTTGTGATCGTGGGTTTGCCCGACAACGCGGTGAAGGAGAGCCGCGAGCGCGTGTCGGCCGCGATAAAAAATTCGCAATGTGTGTTTCCGCTGAAACGGATCGTGGTAAACCTGGCGCCCGCTGATGTGCGCAAGGAGGGCTCGGCCTTCGATCTTCCGATGGCAATAGGCATCCTCCAGTGTACGGGTACTTTCGGCGACGCCGATTTTTCACGCACCCTGTTTCTGGGCGAGCTGGCGTTGGACGGCGCGCTGCGTCCCGTGCACGGAGCCCTGTCGATAGCGCTCGAGGCGCGGCGCGCGGGATGCACACGCATTGTGCTGCCACGCGACAACGCGCGCGAGGCCGCGATGGTGCAGGGTGTGGACGTGTATCCCTGCACCACCCTGCGCGAGGTGGTGGATTTTCTCTGCGGGTCGCATCCGCATCTGCCGCCGTTTCGTGTGGACATCGACGCGGTGCTACGTGAGACACAGCAGGGCGTACATGTGGATTTTGCGGATGTGAAAGGACAGGAGGGCGTGAAACGCGCCCTCGAAGTTGCGGCGGCGGGCGGGCACAACATTCTGCTGATCGGGCCTCCGGGATCGGGCAAGACCATGCTCGCCCGCCGCATCCCTACCATACTTCCGCCGCTGACTTTCGACGAGGCGCTCGAGACCACCAAGATACACTCCGTCGCCGGCCTGTTGCCCGTGGGTGCCGCCATCGTGGCCACACGTCCGTACCGCGCGCCGCATCATACCATCAGCGACGCCGCGCTGGTGGGCGGAGGCATCGGCTTCGCGCGGCCGGGCGAGATCAGTCTTTCACACAACGGCGTGCTGTTCCTGGACGAATTGCCCGAGTTCGCGCGCAACGTGCTCGAGGTGCTGCGGCAGCCGCTGGAGGACGGTGCGGTGACCATCGCCCGCTCGAAGATGTCGATCGAATATCCCGCGAATTTTATGCTGGTCGCGGCGATGAATCCGTGTCCGTGTGGCAATCACGGCAATCTGATGCAGCAGTGCCAGTGCGGACCCATAAACATACAGCGCTACATGGCGAAGATATCGGGTCCGCTGCTCGACCGTATCGACATACACGTCGAATGTCCGCAAGTGCGGTATCAGGAACTGATGGCCGACCGTGTGGGCGAGCGTTCGGAGCAGCTTCGCGCGCGTGTGATCGCGGCACGCGCGCGGCAGACCTCGCGTTTCAATGGGCGACGCGGTTTGCACAGCAATGCCGCGATGCAGAGCCGCGATATTAAAAAACACTGCGTCATCGACGAGACGGGGCAGGCCATCCTGAAGCAGGCCATCGAACGGCTTGGCCTCAGCGCGCGCGCCTACGACCGCATTCTCAAAGTGAGCCGCACCATCGCCGATCTCGGCGCGAGCGATACCATTCGATCGGAACACGTATCCGAGGCGGTGCAGTACCGCACCCTCGACAGGCAGATATTCGGCGGGGAAACCTGA